The following proteins are encoded in a genomic region of Sphingobacteriales bacterium:
- a CDS encoding cell division protein FtsX — MKKTKNIRRRRGSFLSPFVSITLVLFLIGLLGILVLYADQLKTYLKENLQVNIIFTEDARNADIIRMQKTLDNEYYVKKTEFISKEKAREIMLSELGEDAEAVLGFNPFPASLDVYFHAFYAQVDSVEAFKTQFEKMPFVKEIAYQKVILENIDRNVRVGGMIILGFMILFLLIAIVLINNTIRLTLYSQRFLIKTQQLVGATMSFITKPYIMRAVKFGIIGSITAIILLVAVVYFITVRFNIDWSLDVTTNILLGLLLIVFGVIITFVSSYFSVKKYLRMKLDDLY, encoded by the coding sequence GTGAAAAAAACAAAAAATATCAGGCGAAGAAGAGGTTCTTTCTTATCTCCTTTTGTCAGTATTACGCTTGTTTTATTTCTGATCGGGCTTTTAGGCATACTGGTCTTATATGCCGACCAGCTTAAAACATATCTGAAAGAAAATCTGCAGGTCAATATCATATTTACTGAAGATGCACGTAACGCTGATATTATCAGAATGCAAAAAACCCTTGATAATGAATATTATGTAAAAAAGACAGAATTTATTTCGAAAGAAAAGGCCAGAGAAATTATGCTGTCGGAGCTGGGTGAAGATGCTGAAGCTGTTTTGGGATTTAATCCGTTCCCGGCTTCTCTTGATGTTTATTTTCATGCTTTTTATGCCCAGGTGGATAGTGTGGAAGCTTTTAAAACTCAATTCGAAAAAATGCCTTTTGTCAAAGAAATTGCCTATCAGAAAGTCATTCTTGAAAATATTGACAGAAATGTCAGGGTAGGAGGTATGATTATTCTGGGTTTTATGATTCTGTTTTTATTAATAGCTATTGTATTGATTAACAATACGATCAGGCTTACCTTATATAGTCAGCGATTTCTGATAAAGACACAGCAACTGGTAGGGGCTACCATGTCTTTTATCACCAAACCCTACATCATGAGAGCAGTTAAATTCGGAATTATCGGAAGTATTACAGCCATCATTCTGCTGGTCGCTGTTGTCTATTTTATAACGGTTAGATTTAATATTGACTGGAGTCTTGATGTTACAACCAATATTTTACTTGGCCTGTTACTGATTGTATTTGGGGTTATCATTACCTTTGTAAGCAGTTATTTCAGCGTCAAAAAATATCTGCGCATGAAATTGGACGATCTTTATTAA
- a CDS encoding undecaprenyl-diphosphate phosphatase, with the protein MTTVESIIIAVVEGITEFLPISSTGHMIITQALLGVEANDFTKAFLVNIQFGAILSVLVLYWKRFFKSLGFYYKLAIACLPLILAFLLEKLIDQMLESVLIVSVSLLAGGVVLLFVDKWFKNSTSDIEKMSFKNAFIIGLIQIISVIPGVSRSAATIIGGMSQKLDRKSAAEFSFFLAVPTMLLASAYKLLKNYELLDASNINTLLIGNLVAFVVAMLAIKGFITFLTRYGFKLFGWYRIILGGALLILLLMGVELKVV; encoded by the coding sequence ATGACAACGGTTGAAAGTATCATTATTGCCGTTGTTGAAGGCATTACCGAGTTTCTTCCCATCAGCTCCACCGGCCACATGATTATCACCCAGGCGCTTCTCGGGGTCGAAGCCAACGATTTTACCAAGGCTTTTCTGGTCAATATTCAGTTCGGGGCAATTTTGTCCGTGCTGGTGCTTTACTGGAAACGTTTTTTTAAATCTCTCGGATTTTATTACAAGCTGGCTATTGCCTGCCTGCCGCTTATTCTTGCTTTTCTTCTTGAAAAACTTATCGATCAGATGCTTGAAAGCGTGTTGATTGTTTCCGTTTCTCTTCTTGCCGGTGGTGTGGTACTGTTGTTTGTGGACAAATGGTTTAAGAATTCCACTTCTGATATTGAAAAAATGTCCTTTAAAAATGCTTTTATCATCGGACTTATCCAAATCATTTCTGTCATCCCCGGTGTCTCTCGTTCTGCAGCTACCATCATTGGTGGAATGAGCCAGAAACTCGACAGAAAAAGTGCCGCTGAATTTTCTTTTTTCCTTGCCGTACCCACCATGTTGCTGGCTTCAGCATATAAACTGCTTAAAAACTATGAACTGCTCGATGCCTCCAATATCAATACTCTCCTGATAGGTAATCTGGTGGCTTTTGTGGTGGCAATGCTTGCCATCAAAGGCTTTATTACTTTCCTGACGCGGTATGGATTTAAACTATTTGGCTGGTATCGTATTATCCTCGGAGGAGCCCTGCTGATTTTATTGCTCATGGGGGTTGAACTCAAGGTCGTCTGA
- a CDS encoding DUF3098 domain-containing protein, protein MKEKKVQQNQKGKKPAPVKPQPVRQKGIFAGESLPFSKINYILMLIGFGITVLGYILMTGTQNIMSFRKTGLSVIVIMIGFAIVAFAIMYKPGRKTEHDNG, encoded by the coding sequence ATGAAAGAGAAAAAAGTTCAGCAAAACCAGAAAGGGAAAAAGCCGGCTCCTGTAAAACCACAGCCGGTAAGACAAAAAGGTATTTTTGCAGGCGAATCCCTGCCTTTCAGCAAAATAAACTACATCTTGATGCTAATTGGTTTTGGTATTACGGTTTTGGGCTACATTTTAATGACAGGGACTCAGAATATCATGAGTTTCAGAAAAACAGGGCTTTCAGTTATTGTCATCATGATTGGATTTGCCATTGTAGCATTTGCCATCATGTACAAACCAGGCAGGAAAACGGAACATGACAACGGTTGA
- the truB gene encoding tRNA pseudouridine(55) synthase TruB — MIDIDASPEIIDFENGEVILFDKPLKWSSFDVIRQIKSIVPIKKIGHAGTLDPLAEGLLILCTGKKTRSIQEYQNLPKVYTGTLQLGVESPSYDLETPVTGNYPIDHIDDQLIRETVAKFTGEIIQQPPVFSAIKLKGKRAYQLAKKGKNPVLEGRRVNIYDFQVNAFEGNQLTFTVKCSKGTYIRSLVHDFGKSLGSAAVLTWLQRTQIGDFHIKKAVNFASFKNIVSGAKQVIL, encoded by the coding sequence ATGATTGATATAGATGCTTCACCTGAAATCATTGATTTTGAAAACGGAGAAGTTATCCTGTTTGATAAACCACTCAAATGGTCATCTTTTGATGTCATCAGGCAGATTAAATCAATTGTTCCGATAAAAAAAATCGGGCATGCCGGCACACTTGACCCTTTGGCAGAAGGTTTACTGATTTTGTGTACCGGGAAAAAAACCAGAAGCATTCAAGAATATCAGAACCTCCCGAAAGTATATACCGGTACTTTACAATTGGGTGTAGAGTCACCTTCCTATGATCTTGAAACGCCAGTTACGGGAAATTATCCGATTGACCACATTGACGATCAGTTAATCAGAGAAACTGTTGCAAAATTTACCGGAGAAATTATTCAGCAACCTCCTGTATTTTCAGCCATAAAATTAAAAGGAAAGCGGGCTTATCAGCTGGCGAAAAAAGGGAAAAATCCTGTTTTGGAGGGAAGGAGGGTAAACATTTACGATTTTCAGGTCAATGCATTTGAAGGCAATCAGCTTACTTTTACGGTAAAATGCAGCAAAGGAACTTATATCCGTTCTCTGGTTCATGATTTCGGGAAAAGCCTTGGAAGTGCGGCAGTGCTCACCTGGCTCCAAAGAACGCAGATCGGTGATTTTCATATTAAAAAAGCTGTTAATTTTGCGTCTTTTAAAAATATTGTCTCTGGTGCTAAACAGGTGATTCTTTAA